A genomic segment from Glycine soja cultivar W05 chromosome 18, ASM419377v2, whole genome shotgun sequence encodes:
- the LOC114397195 gene encoding F-box/kelch-repeat protein At3g23880-like, whose amino-acid sequence MRSEKKSCSPLLCDELINEILSRLPVKTVIQFKCVYKGWNSLMSDPYFIKLHLNKSAAKDDLEHLQLMKNASLGSIPEIHMESCDVSSLFHSLQIETFLFNFANMPGNHLVGSCNGLHCGVSEILEGYRACFWNKETRVISRESPTLSFSPGIGRRTMLGFGYDPSSDKYKVVAIALTMLSLDVSQKTEMKVYSAGDSSWRNLKGFPVLWTLPKVGGVYLSGTLNCVVIKGKETIHSEIIIISVDLEKETCRSLFLPDDFCFVDTNIGVFRDSL is encoded by the coding sequence ATGCGATCAGAGAAGAAATCATGTTCGCCACTCCTCTGTGACGAACTCATCAACGAAATCTTGTCTCGTCTTCCCGTGAAAACTGTGATCCAATTCAAGTGTGTGTACAAGGGATGGAACTCCCTGATGTCAGATCCCTATTTCATCAAATTGCACCTTAACAAATCTGCTGCGAAGGACGATTTGGAACACCTTCAACTGATGAAAAATGCCAGCCTCGGATCCATCCCTGAAATCCACATGGAATCGTGTGATGTAAGTTCATTATTCCATTCCCTACAAATTGAAACgttcttgttcaatttcgcAAATATGCCAGGTAACCATCTGGTTGGTTCATGTAATGGGTTGCACTGTGGGGTTAGCGAAATACTAGAAGGATACCGTGCTTGTTTCTGGAACAAGGAGACAAGGGTGATATCCAGAGAATCGCCAACGCTGTCTTTTTCCCCGGGCATTGGTCGTAGAACAATGCTTGGGTTTGGCTATGATCCGTCAAGTGACAAATACAAGGTTGTAGCAATTGCATTGACTATGCTTTCACTTGACGTATCTCAAAAGACTGAGATGAAAGTTTATAGCGCGGGTGACAGTAGTTGGAGAAACCTTAAAGGTTTTCCTGTTCTTTGGACTTTACCTAAAGTTGGTGGAGTGTATCTGAGTGGAACCCTTAATTGCGTTGTTATTAAGGGAAAAGAAACCATTCATTcagaaatcataattatttcTGTTGATCTGGAGAAGGAGACTTGCAGATCACTGTTTCTTCCCGACGATTTTTGCTTTGTTGATACAAATATTGGAGTTTTTAGAGACTCGCTTTGA
- the LOC114395806 gene encoding chromatin modification-related protein EAF1 B-like isoform X1 — protein sequence MDRTSGDGADSAEDSGSSQSYPSTLPGIPKQGSARQLFQRLQGPMEEDTLKSHFDKIIKIGQKQRYHRNQNDNQPLVPVHNSHGIALSQICPNNLNGNVLT from the exons ATGGATAGAACTTCTGGGGATGGTGCAGATAGCGCGGAAGACTCAGGGTCTTCTCAGTCTTATCCGTCTACACTACCTGGAATTCCAAAG CAGGGTAGTGCCCGACAGTTGTTTCAACGTTTGCAAGGACCAATGGAGGAGGATACTCTGAAGtctcattttgataaaattatcaaGATTGGGCAGAAGCAACGCTACCACAGGAATCAG AATGATAACCAACCATTAGTACCTGTCCATAATTCACACGGGATTGCTCTTTCCCAAATCTGCCCGAACAACTTGAATGGAAATGTTTTGACATAA
- the LOC114394720 gene encoding chromatin modification-related protein EAF1 B-like: protein MSNMSSPSKFIRIISGGRDRGRKAKALKVSVGEPGSGSPWSLFEDQALVVLVHDMGPNWELVSDAINSTREGFRSYDLTRMT from the exons ATGAGTAACATGTCCAGTCCAAGTAAATTTATTAGAATCATTAGTGGTGGACGAGATAGGGGGAGGAAAGCCAAAGCACTTAAG GTTTCTGTGGGAGAGCCTGGTTCTGGAAGTCCTTGGTCACTATTTGAAGACCAG GCTCTTGTTGTCCTGGTGCATGATATGGGTCCAAACTGGGAGCTTGTTAGTGATGCTATCAACAGTACTAGAGAAGGGTTTAGGTCGTATGACTTGACCCGTATGACATGA
- the LOC114395806 gene encoding chromatin modification-related protein EAF1 B-like isoform X2, with protein MDRTSGDGADSAEDSGSSQSYPSTLPGIPKGSARQLFQRLQGPMEEDTLKSHFDKIIKIGQKQRYHRNQNDNQPLVPVHNSHGIALSQICPNNLNGNVLT; from the exons ATGGATAGAACTTCTGGGGATGGTGCAGATAGCGCGGAAGACTCAGGGTCTTCTCAGTCTTATCCGTCTACACTACCTGGAATTCCAAAG GGTAGTGCCCGACAGTTGTTTCAACGTTTGCAAGGACCAATGGAGGAGGATACTCTGAAGtctcattttgataaaattatcaaGATTGGGCAGAAGCAACGCTACCACAGGAATCAG AATGATAACCAACCATTAGTACCTGTCCATAATTCACACGGGATTGCTCTTTCCCAAATCTGCCCGAACAACTTGAATGGAAATGTTTTGACATAA